AAATGCTCAATGACACAACATTTAAATACGAAACAACTCTTTCTCGCGTAGACAAACAAGAAAAAGAAATCATTTCCCTGGAAACCGAACGCAACACCTACATGTTTGAACGTCATCATTACGCAAACCTTGCACACAGACTGTACAACAACAACACAACCATTTCCGGCAGACTCAATAGCGTTCTTGACGCAATTGCAAAAAACCACGAACACGCAACCAGCAATACCGAATCGAGCCTTACGTTATAACATCAGTCAAAACCAACAAAAAAGGGGAGCTTCTTGCCTTGAGCTTGAGCAAGCTCCCCTTTTTTCGTATCATACAAAGATAAATCCCTCTCTTTTGTATAAAAAAGCATGTTTTTTAACGAATTAATTCTTTTTATTCACGCAATTACGGTAGTTGGCCTTGTTTTTGCCACTTTTTCTTATGGCAAAGACTTGCTGGTAACCTTTATTGCACTCTGTGGAATTTTGGCAAATTTGCTCATTTTAAAACAAATCGATCTGTTTGGACTGCACGTCACCTGCACAGATGTATTTATGATTGGACAACTTGTTGGCCTCAACCTCCTGCAAGAGGAATTTGGAGCCGGCGAAAGTCGCCGAGCAATCACAATTGCTTTTTTTGCATCAATTGCAACTCTTTTCTTGGGAATATTTCACCTGTGGTACACCCCAAACATGTTTGATGAAACCCATGGTTTTTATACAACCCTCTTTTCCCCGATGCCTCGGATTGCTATCACTTCAATTATTATTGATTTTATAACCAATCATCTTGAACGATTTATCTATGGAAAATTGGCCACAACCCTTCAAAAACGTTTTTTTGTTCTCAGAAATATTCTTACCATGTCTCTTTCCCAAACTTTTGACACGGTTGCTTTTAGCTACCTAGGACTCTATGGAATTGTAGCAAGCGTACCCCACATTATTATTTCGAGCTTATTTGTAAAATTTTTTCTCATTATTGCCATGTCGTTTTTGAGCGCAGGCAGCTACTCTCTCATTTTTAAACGAGACACACATGACTAACCAATATTTTGAATTCAAAATTATCCACCAATCAAAAAAATCACGCGCCCGCGTTGGGCAGATAATTACCCCTCACGGGATAATCGATACTCCAAACTTTGTCCCAGTTGGCACAAATGGCGCCATGAAAGGCGTTGACGCCTTACTGCTCGAGCAATGCAACGTTCAACTGATGTTTTGCAATACCTACCACTTAATGCTACAACCAGGAGCAGATGTTGTTGCCGCAGGAGGCGGACTTCATTCGTTTATGAACCGCAAACAACCACTCATCACCGATTCTGGGGGATTTCAGGTTTTTAGTTTAATGTACGGTGGCGTTGCCAGCGAAATTAAAAGCAAGGGAACAAAAAGTCATAACAATAGCATCATGAAAATCACCGAAAAAGGTGTAACTTTTCGCTCATATCGCGATGGAAAGCTCATCGAGCTCACTCCAGAATCATCGATTCAAGCCCAAAAAAAAATTGGAGCGGACATCATTTTATCATTTGATGAACTCCCCCCCTACCATATTGACGCAAAAGCACTCAAAAAATCATTCGACCGAACTCATCGCTGGGAAGAACGATCTCTCATCGAACACAAAAAAAATCCTAACAACCAAGCGCTGTACTGTATTGTACACGGCGGAATTGACCCGGAACTTCGCAAAACAAGTGTTGAGATCTTAAAAAAACATCCATTTGATGGATTTGCAATCGGTGGAAGTGTTGGAAAAAACCGCGAAGAAATGATTGCTATGCTTCAACACCTTATGCCTCACATGCCCTACGACAAACCAAATCACCTCCTGGGGATTGCTGACTTACCATCAATTCACGCGTCGATTCCTCTTGGAATTGATACATTTGATAGCTCACATCCTTCCAAATGTGCTCGACATGGCAAATTATTCACAGAAAATGGTGACTTAAACATTCTTCGATCAGGAAATAACTTAAAGTTTGAACCAATTTCTTCTTCCTGCGGTTGCTACACCTGCCAAAACTACACCATTGCATATCTACACCACCTTTTTAAAGCACATGAACTTTCGGCATACACGTTAGCAACTATTCATAATGTCTATTTCATCACACATTTAATGAAAAAATACCGCGAACAAATCTTGCTTGACGAAATATAGTGCCAGGTAGCAAAAAAAAGACTGCGTCAAACCCTGCGCTTTTTTAACCATATTGACTGGTAGTAACAAAAATTGATACGGTTAGAGTGTTGGCAGATGCAGTTTTTAGCTAGTTACTGGAGCGTATTTTTTCATGAAAAAGCATATTGTTTTATTATTGCTCAGCGGTGTTGCAACTTTCCAAGTCACTCTCTGCTCACAAACCTTTTCGCTCAATACTATCAACACAGAACGCATGAGAAGTTCTGATCAAATAAGGCTTATGTTTTCTGAAGCACTTGATAACGATGACTATGTAATTGATACAAACAACAACCAATGTATTATTACCTTTGCAAACCTTCCTGCAGATTCATTAAATCAACAAGAAATAACTAAAAAGATGAAATCTGGCAGCAAGGCTATTTCAAACGTCAGCTTAGGAAAAACCAAGCCAGCACAAAATGGGACCGAAGGAACCATTATTAAAATAAGCTTTTACGACTCTGACACACACTTGAATTTTCAGGTTCTTGAAAATCAATTCATTATCGATGTTGTTTCTCCGATGGCACTGCAATCTTCAAGCAAAACATCGCACGTCATCTCTCAGGCTCATAACGGACATGGCCACGCCTACGCATACTACGCGGTACGCCAACTCGTCTAAAACACAACCGCTTAACCAAAACAACTCGAATACTAAGCAAATTAATTAAAAAAGAGTTTTTATTTCGCCAAATGGAAACGTTTTACTTAAAAATTGATGATTTTTTAAAAAAACAGCAATTTTAACGAAATATAACTCTTTTTTATAAATATACACATTCCCTTTTGATGCTTTTTTTTCACCCTGCTACTATTGATTCATACGTTAAAAACAGTGAAAAACCAATAAAAGTGAGTGTGTAATGTTAACAAAAAATCTCAAAGCGATACTTCTTCTTGTTCTTGCGACCTGTGGACTTGTGCAATCAGCACAAACCCCTGCTCAAAATCAGGAGGCTCAAATAAGCGCAATCAGAGCATACCTAGAAAAATCATTGCTGGAAATCGAAAGAAACTATACTGAAGAACAACAACAATTTTTGGCAGATCTACAAGAAACAGAAGGCGGTAAGATTGCCCTTCTTTTTGTAGACGAAACCGAAGCGCCAGAAAATTTCGCAGAATTATTAAAAAAAATGTCTATGACTGCAGAATCTGCGCGAGAAGCAAAAGCTCAGATCATCACAAAATTAGAAGCTCAAGCTCTCACGCCAGCACAAGCGCGCACATTCTATGAAACAATGAAAATAATGATGGAATTCATGATTGCACAACAACAAATGGGACAACCCCAAAATGTTATCGCTACTCCTGAAAGTGTTGCCGCTGCACCTCAAGCAGGTATGCCAGACCAATCGTCTATGGAAGAAGCTCTCAAGCAACAATTGTTTAGCATGAATTCAGACAAAGCCAAAGCTCACGAACAAAAAACTAAAATTCATGAACAAATCACAAAACTTGAAAACCTTAAGGCTCTTTTAGTCCTTGATCCAGAAACACAAGCTGACGAAATCGCCGCCGTCGTTGAGCGAGCAAATGAAGTTAGAAAAAGAAAATATACACTTTCAGCAGCCCTTAAACTTAGAGAAGCAGCTCTTGCTTCATTAGCCGAACTTGATGTTAAGGCTGAAGAGATCAACGGATTAATCAAAGAAAATAACGCATTAATTTTACAAAAATTATTCGCCAATAAAATGCAAGCCCTGCAAATAGCAGCATTTGGGAATACCCTTTTCTACGATCCTGTCGTAGATGTTTCATACTTTGAACAGTTGGTTAAAAAAACAAATCAAACCCAAGAAAAAAAAGAAGATCATATTGAGCTTAAAGACGTTATTGGCTGGAGATCACAATTTTTAACCTATTTTAATCAACAAGGGATCTCTCTTTATGAATTTAAAAATATCTTTAAAGCTGAAATTGAAAAAAAGAAAAGCGAAGCAAACAAAAGTCTTGGATACGCTCTTCTCTCCTCAACAGCCTTTGGAGCTGCTGACATCTGCAAACTGCACAATCAATTTGCTCAAAAACTACCCAACAGCATCATCAACTGGTTTTTTGGAACTGTTGGCTACAGAAACGATTCTGGAAAATGGCAACGTTCAAACTCCGGACTTGCAGCACGAGCTCTTGAGCTTCTCGCTCTTCACCCAACAACTTATTTGTACAAACAAGCTCACCTTGAAGAGTTTTCTGAACAATTTCAAGACACCCAAATGCTACAACTCGCCTATGATTTTTTTGCGCAAGATTGGCGAGTACGTGCAGGCTTAAAAATTGCACCATATCTTGTTCCCGCAGGTTCGATCGCTCTGAATGGTAATATTCACCAACAAATTCCACAAGAAGCTCTTGCTAAACACCTTGGGCCTATCGGTGGCGCTACGGCATCATTGGTTACGTCAAAAATACTTCCAGCCCTTGCATGGATTGCGTATTTAAAACACAAAAAACCTTTTGTTTTTGAAAGTATTTCATCGCTTTTCACAAAAGACAAACATAATGTTTTAAATTCCGGACTCATGGGCGTCGGATCGGTGGGACTTGCGCTGGTCAAACCTCTTGATAGCGCTTTGGCAAAAAAACTAACGCCAAAAAACAGTGTTTTTTGGAAAACATTTTTAAATCAACAATGGTTGAGTAAAATTGCTGAAATCGGATACAAAACAGGTCTTACCGCTGCAGCATGGAAACAATTCCAGGATCCAGCTAATACATCATTTAATGTTGTTTTTGGTAATGAACAAACTCGTTCATACGAAAATCTCGATCTTAATTCGGATGACAATAAAAAACATAAAACCTGGTTTGAAACACTCTTCTTCAGAAAGCCTGGTCAACAACGCTTCTTAAAAATCGTTGACAACTTTGCTGACGGTGAATCTCGAGAACAGTATGTACGATTACCAAAACCTCGTTTTGTAACCAAACAATTTGCAACGGCAAATGGTATTACCACAGCTACCGTAAAAACCTACGAAGGGTTTGACAACACTGATCGTTCAAAATGCCTCAGTAAAAAAGAATTTAGCGTAAACCGAAC
The genomic region above belongs to Candidatus Dependentiae bacterium and contains:
- a CDS encoding tRNA-guanosine(34) transglycosylase yields the protein MTNQYFEFKIIHQSKKSRARVGQIITPHGIIDTPNFVPVGTNGAMKGVDALLLEQCNVQLMFCNTYHLMLQPGADVVAAGGGLHSFMNRKQPLITDSGGFQVFSLMYGGVASEIKSKGTKSHNNSIMKITEKGVTFRSYRDGKLIELTPESSIQAQKKIGADIILSFDELPPYHIDAKALKKSFDRTHRWEERSLIEHKKNPNNQALYCIVHGGIDPELRKTSVEILKKHPFDGFAIGGSVGKNREEMIAMLQHLMPHMPYDKPNHLLGIADLPSIHASIPLGIDTFDSSHPSKCARHGKLFTENGDLNILRSGNNLKFEPISSSCGCYTCQNYTIAYLHHLFKAHELSAYTLATIHNVYFITHLMKKYREQILLDEI
- a CDS encoding queuosine precursor transporter: MFFNELILFIHAITVVGLVFATFSYGKDLLVTFIALCGILANLLILKQIDLFGLHVTCTDVFMIGQLVGLNLLQEEFGAGESRRAITIAFFASIATLFLGIFHLWYTPNMFDETHGFYTTLFSPMPRIAITSIIIDFITNHLERFIYGKLATTLQKRFFVLRNILTMSLSQTFDTVAFSYLGLYGIVASVPHIIISSLFVKFFLIIAMSFLSAGSYSLIFKRDTHD